The genomic interval CTCACTGCTAGATCCAGTCCCCGTTCATCTTGCGGTTGCAAATCCCGGTCAGATCGAGTGCTTAATTAGTTCCCTTCACAGCAGATTCCGTGGATGCCTTCACTTAGTTAGCTCACTGTGGCAGAGATAGCTGGAGCCTGGACCTTGGAGACATCTGCGCTATTGGTCACTGTGTAAGTATGTTTTTGGTTGCACTCATGATTGCAGGGTGTACAGATTTTATTGTCTGTTTATGCTCGATCTGTAGAGTAGCTTAGTTACTTAGTCGGGAGCAGTGACTCCGTGCCTTTGTAGTGACAACCTCTGATAACACTGCTCATCTTCATGGGACTTTTTTAGAGCTATTCCcttaatttgttattattgTTGGAATCacaaagcaagcaagcataCAAGAGAGAAACACATATTCTCTAtaggttttataaaatttactaaaCAAGAATctgttatatatgttaatttgcATGGCATTTACTTTTCTGCTCCCTTTAGATTAGATTTGTTGGACAATTGTATGATTTTGTAGCCTGAATCTATTAGAAGATGGAATAATTAATTGTTCCAAAAGGATGGCAAaccttaataatttatatcttGTAACAAGTAAAATGGCAGGGTGTACATTGATTCAGTCATCCTAGCTCATTAATTCAGATATACTTGAAAGCAGTAGATAAGCTGAGTTTGAAGTTTTGCACATAGCTATTGAATGATTATTAGCCTCTGATACAGAACTCAATGGATAATGTAGTATGGTCAGAGTTGAAAAGAAAGACCTTATAATTTGATAACTAGCTACTAAACAGTTTCACCAACTTTTAATTTGCCATTGAAGTTCTGAAATGGACTTATTGGACTAAACAGTTTCACCAACAGTATGCAATAATTTTTCCTTTACAAATATCAATTTACATGTATACACAAGtaaatctttaattttttccttCGAGTTTTTAGTTTACATGTACCACATGTAAATTTTTCTTCACTTTATATGTTATCTGTTATATTAATTGGATGCATCATGAATGTTAAACCTCCATAAGGAAATACACCTGCATTCAAGTATTTGTAGATGACTCTTTATAGGTATTTTACACAAACCATATTGATCTGTTTGCAGGAACTGGCATCAACTTGGCTAACATATGAATATGGGCACAGGTGGCCAAAGCTGGGAGCTGCACCCCAATGAACTACATGTTAGAATAGTTATAGAACTTGATAGTTAAGTATTATGTTAATAGAACTTAATGTAAGATGTTCCATGCAACAGAATTGATAGTGAGAATGTAGTTTGTCTGTCACATTTGTGAACTTGCTTTAGCATGCTATGTAAAGGACCTTGTCACTTGCGCTTTTGACAATTGTTGTCATATTCAACAGAATATGTGGAATACATTGGAATTCTAAAGCGGTTAGTGTGTATTTGTTAATGACAGAAATTTACAAATGGTTCTGGGCCAATGctatcaaataatcaaacaatgAGTTATACTGCAATGGTTGATCTTGATGTCTGCTGTGTTGTCTGTTGGGATAGATTTGTCTGTCGGGAAAGTTAGAACATCTAGGTCAGACCGTGTGTCGTAAAAGTTTCTGTCTGTGGGCAGATATCTTTCTCGACAGGATTTTCAGCGACACACCCTATCTGTCGAGAAAGGTCTTTCCTGACAGATCATTTGACGCGGATAGGGGCCTTTGCCGATAGATGATGTGTTGAGGATTTTAGGGCATGGTGTAGTGACCCATGATTTCATTTTTGCTAAGGGACGGAGCTACAATACAGCCCGACGTCCTGATGACCTCCCGTGAAATGTATGGTTATATAGGTTAGGTAATGAATATGACAATAAAAATTAAGCAAATACAATATATtctgacaataataatattacGAAACGAATGGAGTACTAGTTAAACCAATTTCCTAGCTCCACCCTGTTTTTGCTGTCATTAGGTCAGGTTGGGGCTATTAGAGCACTCCAAACTGATAGAATGGTCTGTCTCTCGGTCGGTTCCGCAGCTTGTTTAATTAGATATTATCATCAAGTgaatttaatttcaaaattacaTCATGAGgcctatgattaaaaaatctaaaattttaaagcctGAATTTGGCTAATACAATTATCAGAATTTAGATTAGTAAATTGAAattacatttgattttttttctcaaattatGAAACCCAAAATTTCAATGCAACATAAAATCCGAAGTTCAGATTTTGAAATCTACCTGATAATTAAGCAAGGACCTCATCATATTTCATATATCTACCTGACATAATATAAATGCCCAAATTAACATGCATAGCGCGAGTGACGTCAGCCAAGCTTGGTAATCAACCACGAGTtgcgctcgccggcggcgacggccggaggGCTAGATGCCGCCGCAGCGGTAGGTGATCCGGCACGTCCTGCCGACCCTCACCACGTACGTGTGCTGCGGCTTCACCAggaacggcggcagccgcagcagcGCGTCGCACACGCAGTCCTTGGACACCTCCTGCAGCCACCGGCAGCAGTCGCGGTACGCCCGGAGCTCCTCGTCGtggtgctcgtcgtcgtcttcgtcatcgtcgtcgtggtggtcgtcgtcatcgtggtcgtcgtcgcctccgtgGTCGTCCTCGTCATCGCGCAGACGGCCGCGCCTgccacggccgcggcggcgtccgcggccgccgccgccgctggtgtGGTTGCCGCGGTGGCCGCCCGCACCGTTACCCGTGACGGTGCCGTTCATGCTGTCGTTGCTCGAGGCCACGAGCGCCGAGAAGTCGATCACGGCGGCGTGGCCACGGCGGCCACgggcgtggcggtggtggtggcgctcaCGGTGGTCCCCGCcgccttcgtcgtcgccgccgccgccgtcgttgtcgtcgtcatCACTACCGTCGTGGTGGTCCTCgtcatcgtcatcgtcgtcgtcgtcgtcgtcgtcgtgctctTCGGGGGGGCTCGGCGGCAGGATGGAGCAGGCCTGGCTGGCGATGGCGAACTGGCTGATGCAGAAGGCCTTGGCCTTGGACtgcgccgcgacggccgcgaggagggaagggaggaggaggaggacggcggcgaccgccgccgcgtgaagcgccgacgccgccattGGCTAGCTGCAGGGTTAGTGCCTAGGCCTCACTTGCTGGCTTAAGTGTCACTTCTTATATATAAAGACTTAAAGGATTACtagttaattgtttttttcaagTAGTTGGGTAACgtgacccaaaaaaaaaaaggattagGGAGGGTGAGATGCATGGTTAAAATTAGGTGCATCATGCCGGTGGCATTCTGCAATCGGATACCAGGCTTGTACGTTTAACCATGACCAACTCGTTTACATGCACAGATGCACTGTTGGTGAACGGTCTGTGGCACTTTGGTTAATGCTTATATCAGAAAACATgatttagagagagagagagagagagagagagatttgtgtttggttttatgttaaatttttCTAGTTTGTCTGTATACTTTTGCTATAATTAACATATCTCTTGTTTACTTGGTGTCTAATAGATTAGATGTTGCTTGCAAAACTTTGTAATAGGAGGTTGTAGTTTTGTTGAAATCAAGGACATACTTTATTATCCAtcatattaaaaagaatacCTCTGCTATGCACAGATTTATCTCTGTACTCAGCAACAGAAAATGGGTGCTGCACTGCTGAATGCTGATTACTGAATTGCTCATAACAAGACTACAGTCCTAAAATGTTCAGAGCTACGGTCGAACGGTGGTATGCTCATTAAGTGCACGAACACAATGGTAGGCATCAGCCAAGCTTGCATACGGTGCGCAGCTAATGATTCATTCCACAAGAAATTCACAACCAATTATCCATAGATGATGTGTCAcgtgtgagaaaaaaaaaagtggtcAAAGTTGACAAAGCTGGTCAAATCTAACTCGCTACAGAGATGCTTACACAACTGCTAACAAAAGCAAATATACATAAGATGTGTTTATGAAAGGAACACAGGCATGTTTGATGCTTTTGTGCTGCAGCTATACCAATTgcaattgacaaaaaaaaatgtggcaAAATGATTTGTATTTGTTATTTATGTACGGTGTCAGTATGTCATCTGGGGTAGCATTTGTCAGAGGGTACCAGGAGGGTTTCATGAATGGACATGAACAATGAGATTCTCCGAAGAGAAATACAGCATTGTTAGGCTAGCAAGTAGCAATACAACCTATGGCTAAAGATTGGTTGATATAGTGACAGCCTATTCCTACAATACAGCTCTCGCTACGGTCGTCGGTCTGCCTTCCGCTTCTGCATTGACAAATGCAGAAGAAACTATTTCTAAGATACATATTTACAAGGAGGCATGTACTTATCTCCCTCTTTTCTGGAGGGTCCTTGGTGCCAGGCTCCATGGGAGGAAACCGAAGAATCAGAGAGCATTGACAAAAGCATCTCCAGGTGCCCAGCTGACAAAAGCATCAACCCTGGAGAGCAGAATGTAGGATGAATCAGAACAGAAGATAACTGTCGCATATGGTAACCGGGGGAACAGAACAGATGGCATACCACTCACATATAGCAAAAATGTTATCTTGGCCTCCAGCTACCATGTGCTGCGATAAAAGATGATGAGTTAGTATCCTGTCACCTGATGCGACCTGAAGTTTCTCTTTTCAACAGCTTGTTAGTTTTGAGCAATATTATGCCAACCAATTTATATAGCGCAACTGAAAGCTTGTTAGTTTTGAGCATATTATGCCAAACAATTTATATAGCGCAACCGAAATACGTCGTGAACTAGGACGAAGTATTGATTAGGACTAGTGCAGGTTATATTAGAATGCAAACAAGATGAGGCCAAAACATTGGTCACAACATtaacaataatattattttctttcaagCCTCCCCGTCATGACTTTTCACTTCAGTCTAGTTCTACAGTTAAGGTTGAAATGTTTCTACCATATGGTTGCTCCTGACAGGGCAAAAGCTTATGAAActgaattttttggataaaccAATATCAAACGGTAAGAGGCAAATCAATGCAAGTTATACTAGGAAGTGGAATGACAAGAGCATGTAACGGACCTCCTACGTGTGGAACTGGAGGCTCCATAGAATGTCTGGAGGGAGAATAATTAGATGACATAGGAGGCATTGACCACCCAGAGCAAGGACCTGGTGGAGGATCTGAAGGTCGTCCATAGTTCACTGGGGCTGCTGACGATGCTTCAAAATGGTCTGGAACAGGACGCATTAACTTAATATTGGTGAATTGTACAATAACAATTCATGGCTGGTGTTTCTAGGGTGACCTTACAGAATGAAAACTATGCcaggaaaaaaatgacaacGATCCACGAAAAAAGTACCTGGAGGAAAAGGAAATCTGCCCCTGTCAGCGACTTCATGGTGCATTTGTCCCCTAATAGCTCTCTCATCAAAGGAACGTCCTCTGTCATCAAAATGATGTCCTCTATCATCAAAGTGATATCCTCTATCATCGTAATGATACCCTCTATCATCATAGTGGTATCCTCCATCGTCAAAGTGGTGTCGTCTATCATGCCCATGATGTCTTCTATCATGCCTGTGATGATCTCGATCATGTCCATTATACCGGTATCTCTCAGGGTAGGATGAACTATTATTAACCCAAGGCCTTGGTCGTTGCTGAGGTTCTGGTGGTCGATAGGGGTATTGGTTTATAGGAGGCGGAGGGGGTGGTGGTTGCAAATGATATCCTTCATTAGGTATCGATGCCATTGGGGGTTGATGATAGTTATTCCCATGATATGGTGCAGGGGGTGCAGGAAAATTGCCATGGGGTCCAGGTGGATTGAGTGGTGCAACAGGTGGCGGAGGTGGCATCTGATTTGGATGTCCCCCATAGCCTGAGTTGCAAAATGGTGGATGCTGCAATGCAGCTACAGAAGGATTCATACTGCCTGGGCGTTCCATAATAGAATTTGGCTGCTGTGTCTGAATGTTCTGCAAAAGAAAGGTAAGCAttagtttctaaataaaaaaccatatactTCTTGCAGAGAATGTGAGAAGTCAAATATGCATACATTGGTAGCTCTTGGAGGATGCGGACCAACCGGATCAGATGCCATTGGTAAAGTTGGCTGCAATTGTGCAGTCTGAGTAATTGgagcaggtggtggtggcggaaCAGGTGGAGGAGATGATGGCAATGGTGGAGGCGATGGAGGCCTATCATCAGGGAGGGGCGGACCATTATCTGAAGTATGTCGGTCAGATGTTCTGCATTTAGTGTCAATCTGTTCTGGCCGACATCTAGTGCTAGCTTCAACTTCAGATGGTGGAGCTACATCCTCCATCTCAAGCTCACCATCAACTTCTTCAAGGACACGATGATGCTTTTCTGCTGGCATTTGTGATTCTTCCTTCTCAGTAGTGCATGGAGTATCATGTTCCGGTGTAACAGCTTCAAAACTTCTATCCTCTGAGGAGCttccatcatcatcttcaagtACTTTGGTGGAAATTAAGTTTGGTAGTTGAAAACCAGCATTGCTGTGACAAATAATGGAACATAGGGAAAGAACTGGATGAGACACTTCTACATAATTGAATATGAAGAACAGTGAATTGCTAAAGTAATGAGGTCATATTAATGCACTGCATGTATTGATGCATAtcttgttttatttacaaatagctTCCTCTCTTAGATAATGGGGCTAACTGGTTCAGCTGGGCTGCGGCTGCACAGCCAcagtgctacagcagctctAGAAAAAATTTGCTTGCTGGATATGTAGCTGCTTCTGGGCTGCAGCAGTAGCAGCCAGCTCTTCCAAACACAGCCAATATGAAAAGGATACCAACTAAAAATTAGCCAGGTTTGCAATGTTACAAAATTCAACCCCAATAATTCAGGAACGACTCTTTTTGCTAGCTGATGTTTAGCTATGGTGGGTTTTATCCAATAGTTCATAGTTGGATGTCAGCATCATTTATCCATGTCATAGCACACTGCTTGAATGACCAACAAGATCACCTGAAGAATATCCATGCCCTAATAAATTACTCAAAATTGCAGTCTCCCATCAAATCCACTATGACTGCTTCCCTACACTTGACACATGTCTGtgaacattaaatattatatgcaTGCCGTACTACTTTCATTCATCAGTTTGATAAGCATACCTGCCATACTCATCAACAAGCATTCCTTCATTGTCACGCAATGGGTCATTTAAAGCTCTCTCTGTCCTTGAAGGACGGCGAGAACTTCCAAAAGATGCCTCATTGATAGCCTCAAGTTCTCTAATATGGTGGCGAATAATGTACTCTGGGAGTGTTTTCCTCTCAAGCCAAAGCTTCAAAACCtgataataaaatcataaacttTTTAGAGGAGAAAAGGAACATTGCAAATGACACCTGTTCTATCAGACTATTGAAGGTGCCTGCCTTAAGACATTGCCTTCGATTCTCCCATGCTGAATTTCCAGGAGGTGCAGCAGCATAAAGTAATCGAGGTAGAACTGCCTGGATAAGAGAGGGGTACACATCTCCAGCTCCACCTGCAAAATTCCTTACAGCATTAAAAAGAATAGAGTGCaagcaaaatataaaagaaaaggatcaTGAAGGCAGAAGGCTATACCTTTCTGGTTGCGAGAGTATTGAGTTATTGAATccacaagaaagaaaaggtcCACCCTCTTATATAAATTCGACTCCTTCTCCAAGCGCTCAACAATAATATCAATAgcctaaatatgcaaaaatatcagGAAAATTATTTGGCAATTGGTTGGTTTGAAAGGTATGTATCCTTTTTATTGGTAATCTGAAAGCATCGTGCATACAGACAAGATTTCATAATCTAAACGAGAATAAAGTGGTAAACAAAGCAACATCTACCAGAATTATCATTGGTTATTTCAAAGTACGTAAGTTTGCTGAGATATGTTGCAATACCAAACCAAAAGCATGTAGCAACTACACAATACAAGACATGGTGCTCTTTAATGGAAAATACGATTGACCCTTGAGGAACAACAATAAGTTCCAGATGCCTGATGATCCATCCTAAAAAGATGGCAGTCGGCACAGAAACATAGCatcataattactaattagcCTGCAAATCAAGAAGCAAACTTCCCCTTCCACCACAAGACAAAGAAAGCAACAGTGTTTGCTAAATCAGTAAATCTACAAGCAAGTAAATGATGATGCTACTCAAGAAAGACACAGCAACAGCACGAGAAATGAGGATGACAGGTTCCAGTGTATCtgtagaaggaaaaaaaagaagaagtgGCATGCATGGTCTAACCTCCCCGGCAATGCCATGTTTGGCACACTCAATTGCAAGACGTGTTGCACgtgctatattttcttttgttcttgtCAGTATACCAAGAAAAGCTCCAAAAGCCTTTCGTGCTGCATTAGCCTCATCATGCCCTGTTAACTTGCTCAAGCTCTTCGATTGCTGACTACCAAAAGGACTTCTAGAATGAATATTATCATTTGTAGAGGTGGATCTGATTATCCGATTCAAAGGTGACAGCTGCTTCTGTGATCCTTCGTTGAAAGCAGGTGCATCAACTACTGTCTCAGCAATATACTTGGCATTCAGAAAGGTATCTGGAAAAGAAGTTGACCGAGAGAACCTTCTAGCTTGTGCAACAGCAATAAGTTCTTTCATAGGCATCGAATCTGGAGAAGTGTTCTTATCCTTTAGGTTTCTATGATTCAGTTCTTTTAATGCCAAAGCTGAGAAGGTGTGCCTGCAATACAAAAGTAAGTATTGTCATGCCTTTTCAGAAGGCCATCttaaatcaaatttatgaAGTACAAATTCATAAGGTACAACATATACCAAAAGAGTTGTTATTTAAGGCATTCTGCGTGAATAGGTCATCAGTTCATCATATTGTATCTTGCAAAATAAGCATTCCTGCTAAGATAGAGCAAGGAGGTTTGGAAAGTGTACAGCTAAACACATAGATTTCAGTCATGAACCAAGAATGGCATAGCCACTGGGacctaaatattattttccaCTGGATAGTAATGTCAGACTCCAATAATAGGCTCTATAGTTAAAATCAAGATAGAGCAGACATATAAGTTAGGGCCGCCTGGAGGTAGAACACCCAACTAATTCTCCTTGATAAAGAATTGTGAACTGAAATATCCCACACAATACATATTAGGATCCACAAGGCCATGGTTTGGAAAGATCTAAATGATATAACTAAAGAAGTTATAATCAGAATATTTGAAAACCCAACTCATAAATTAACGAATCTACAAAGGAGCATTAGAATAATAAGATCATCATTGATTTGCAAAACAAGAtaatcattcattcattcatgccATTTATATAGATTCCAGAGCGCATCAATTTGcccatataattttattcagtCAACTATATTATGAAGTGTTAGTAATATGTTTAAGACATACATTACCCAAGTGATTGAATCTCTAAAGAAATGCATTTTCATGGATAAGAACATCATGTTGACACAATGACATTACAAGGGCATAGATCAAAATTATTCTTGTATACACAATTATGCACTATCTATTATTTTGAAGTAAATGAGACATCAGCATAAATTTGGAGAAGCAAACCTAAAATAATGCATGTCCTAAATTTGTCACAAAAAGGTGATGAACAAGAAGATATGGAGCATATCATGGTAAACAAATAGCAGACATAATGGAAGTCAATTTGGCATGAAAGCTTACACTTCAAATGTCCGTGTGTCTG from Oryza brachyantha chromosome 3, ObraRS2, whole genome shotgun sequence carries:
- the LOC102704967 gene encoding putative carbonic anhydrase 2; translated protein: MAASALHAAAVAAVLLLLPSLLAAVAAQSKAKAFCISQFAIASQACSILPPSPPEEHDDDDDDDDDDDEDHHDGSDDDDNDGGGGDDEGGGDHRERHHHRHARGRRGHAAVIDFSALVASSNDSMNGTVTGNGAGGHRGNHTSGGGGRGRRRGRGRRGRLRDDEDDHGGDDDHDDDDHHDDDDEDDDEHHDEELRAYRDCCRWLQEVSKDCVCDALLRLPPFLVKPQHTYVVRVGRTCRITYRCGGI